The Acropora muricata isolate sample 2 chromosome 5, ASM3666990v1, whole genome shotgun sequence genome includes a window with the following:
- the LOC136917991 gene encoding PC3-like endoprotease variant B yields MLSFFTMNFGCIIFGVLLLVAVQAHESFGNVENDGKLFTNTWAVQLDSNDAKLADEIASNLGFDNHGALSNLPGYFKFVHKQAKTRDRRSAEHHTRPLANHPRVRWAKQQTLLFRYKRGFEAIDRNSRSEKIKRDIAWFDDPEWPKQWYLYDSGYEGASGNLGVLEATKLGYTGKGVVVSIVDDGLDYHHPDLYANYDKEASRDVNDDDDDPTPDASKLENAHGTKCGGEVAAVADNGICGVGVAYNASLGGIRMLDGRVTDLTEANALGYKCDYIDIKSASWGPKDDGKTFGGPDELGARAMEECARYGRKGKGALFVWATGNGGRSHDVCSCDGYTSSIYTISIGSISPGGYCTSYDEKCPSTMGVVYTGDIGPEKRETYGNLVTTSLFNGCVESFSGTSCAAPLAAGVFALVLQANPELTWRDMQHLVVETGVKNNPQDSSWNKNAAGHSYSNCYGFGVLNALSLVKKAKLWKQVEPQVQHKVRGELDGRETREIKSGGNLVLKLNNDDNSIAKLEHVQLILSVKYRRRGDMVVDLTSPQGTTSRLLSRRPVDDATYGLDAWPFMTVEFWGENPQGEWTLKIADERSGNADSPRNSFFDIFFDEDKSSQTGKSYPQNDYKSDNLFLAKEIKNKNSERRDEPTYPRELRHGRFKEDYMRLKADANNEIRQKMDEVNFPREMSHGRFKEDYMKLKADSREPSNAESDEPVCSPSWDPEGPTAGCVTQWSLVTYGTA; encoded by the exons ATGCTTTCTTTCTTTACAATGAATTTTGGTTGTATTATTTTCGGCGTTCTTTTATTGGTGGCAGTTCAAGCTCATGAAAGCTTCGGAAATGTTGAAAATGATGGCAAGCTTTTTACTAATACTTGGGCCGTGCAACTGGACTCTAACGACGCGAAACTCGCAGATGAAATTGCCTCAAACCTAGGATTTGACAATCATGGAGCGCTTTCAAACTTGCCGGGTTATTTCAAATTTGTTCACAAACAAGCGAAGACTCGAGATAGAAGAAGTGCAGAACATCATACTCGGCCCTTAGCGAATCATCCCCGGGTTAGatgggcaaaacaacaaactTTGCTCTTCAGATACAAACGAGGATTTGAGGCGATCGATCGAAATTCAAGGTccgaaaaaataaaaagagataTAGCATGGTTTGACGATCCCGAGTGGCCGAAGCAATGGTATTTGTACGATAGCGGCTATGAGGGGGCAAGCGGGAATCTTGGAGTGTTAGAAGCGACAAAACTTGGCTACACTGGGAAAGGTGTAGTCGTCTCTATTGTCGATGATGGTTTGGATTACCACCATCCAGATCTGTATGCAAACTACGATAAGGAAGCTAGCAGAGACGtcaatgatgatgacgatgatccAACGCCAGATGCTTCCAAGCTAGAAAACGCCCATGGAACGAAATGCGGAGGAGAAGTGGCAGCTGTAGCAGATAACGGAATTTGTGGGGTTGGAGTTGCCTACAACGCTTCTCTTGGCGGAATAAGAATGTTGGATGGTAGAGTCACTGATCTGACCGAGGCAAATGCTTTGGGCTACAAATGTGATTACATTGATATCAAAAGCGCCTCTTGGGGACCCAAGGACGATGGGAAAACGTTTGGCGGCCCAGACGAACTTGGAGCAAGAGCAATGGAGGAGTGCGCGCGCTATGGGAGAAAAG GTAAAGGAGCTCTTTTTGTGTGGGCGACCGGTAATGGCGGACGTAGTCACGATGTTTGCAGCTGTGATGGTTACACCTCCAGTATTTACACTATATCCATCGGATCCATTAGCCCGGGTGGTTACTGCACATCATATGATGAGAAATGCCCCTCCACTATGGGTGTGGTGTACACAGGTGATATCGGACCAGAAAAGCGTGAAACTTACGGTAACCTGGTGACTACATCCTTGTTTAATGGATGCGTGGAATCATTTTCAGGCACGTCGTGCGCCGCCCCGTTGGCTGCGGGCGTGTTTGCGTTAGTTTTGCAAGCCAACCCAGAGCTCACGTGGAGAGATATGCAACATTTGGTTGTTGAGACTGGCGTAAAAAATAACCCTCAAGATTCATCTTGGAACAAG AATGCAGCTGGGCATAGCTACAGTAACTGTTATGGTTTTGGCGTTTTGAACGCCCTTTCTTTGGTGAAGAAAGCCAAATTGTGGAAACAAGTCGAACCTCAAGTGCAACATAAAGTACGAGGTGAATTAGATGGACGCGAGACAAGAGAGATCAAATCTGGAGGAAACTTGGTTTTAAAG CTCAACAATGATGATAATTCCATAGCTAAACTGGAACATGTTCAGCTTATTTTGTCAGTGAAGTATCGCCGCAGAGGGGATATGGTAGTTGACCTTACCTCTCCCCAAGGGACAACTTCCAGACTGCTTTCCAGGCGACCTGTAGATGATGCAACATATGGACTGGATGCATGGCCGTTCATGACTGTGGAATTTTGGGGAGAAAATCCTCAAGGGGAATGGACATTGAAAATTGCAGATGAAAGG TCCGGCAACGCCGATTCTCCTAGAAATTCTttttttgacatcttttttgaTGAGGACAAGTCTTCACAAACAGGAAAATCCTACCCACAAAATGACTACAAGAGCGATAACCTCTTCCTTGcaaaggaaattaaaaacaaaaactccgAGCGAAGAGACGAGCCCACATATCCACGTGAATTACGTCATGGGCGCTTTAAGGAAGATTACATGAGGTTAAAGGCAGATGCAAATAACGAGATCCGACAGAAAATGGATGAAGTCAATTTCCCGAGGGAAAT